A portion of the Myripristis murdjan chromosome 13, fMyrMur1.1, whole genome shotgun sequence genome contains these proteins:
- the bcl7bb gene encoding B-cell CLL/lymphoma 7 protein family member B-B isoform X1, translating to MNHNSIKMSGRSGRAETRSRAKDDIKKVLAAIEKVRKWEKKWVTVGDTSLRIYKWVPVTETKQIYRTKSTGGEDRRLKDVVLENTNSLLDFTDENSNQSFLSDVYQPKMDNSSSTSSSQQVSPPHTSSLRTEDSQPPMLGQESVDEPIHPGQEGSDEPPTLIKEDLLSSGTARRSGPSTQEELDESGAPPLKKICTGETSVLR from the exons ATGAATCATAACAGCATCAAGATGTCTGGACGATCGGGCCGCGCCGAGACACGAAGTCGAGCCAAAGACGACATCAAAAAGGTCCTGGCGGCCATCGAGAAAGTGCGCAAGTG GGAGAAGAAATGGGTGACGGTGGGAGACACGTCTTTACGCATATACAAGTGGGTGCCAGTGACAGAAACCAAACAG ATATATCGCACCAAATCTACAGGTGGAGAGGATAGACGGCTGAAAGATGTGGTCTTAGAAAACACCAACTCCTTGCTGGATTTCACTG aTGAGAACAGCAACCAGAGCTTTCTTTCGGATGTGTACCAGCCAAAAATggataacagcagcagcacgtCCAGCTCACAGCAGGTCAGCCCCCCTCACACCTCCAGCCTCCGTACAGAAGACTCCCAGCCACCGATGCTGGGCCAGGAGAGCGTGGATG AGCCAATTCATCCCGGACAAGAAGGGTCAGATGAGCCTCCAACTCTGATCAAAGAGGACCTTCTCTCATCGGGCACTGCCAGACGGAGCGGCCCAAGCACACAG GAAGAACTGGATGAATCCGGAGCACCTCCTCTAAAGAAGATTTGCACAGGAGAAACTTCTGTGCTGAGATag
- the bcl7bb gene encoding B-cell CLL/lymphoma 7 protein family member B-B isoform X2, which translates to MNHNSIKMSGRSGRAETRSRAKDDIKKVLAAIEKVRKWEKKWVTVGDTSLRIYKWVPVTETKQIYRTKSTGGEDRRLKDVVLENTNSLLDFTDENSNQSFLSDVYQPKMDNSSSTSSSQQVSPPHTSSLRTEDSQPPMLGQESVDEPIHPGQEGSDEPPTLIKEDLLSSGTARRSGPSTQNWMNPEHLL; encoded by the exons ATGAATCATAACAGCATCAAGATGTCTGGACGATCGGGCCGCGCCGAGACACGAAGTCGAGCCAAAGACGACATCAAAAAGGTCCTGGCGGCCATCGAGAAAGTGCGCAAGTG GGAGAAGAAATGGGTGACGGTGGGAGACACGTCTTTACGCATATACAAGTGGGTGCCAGTGACAGAAACCAAACAG ATATATCGCACCAAATCTACAGGTGGAGAGGATAGACGGCTGAAAGATGTGGTCTTAGAAAACACCAACTCCTTGCTGGATTTCACTG aTGAGAACAGCAACCAGAGCTTTCTTTCGGATGTGTACCAGCCAAAAATggataacagcagcagcacgtCCAGCTCACAGCAGGTCAGCCCCCCTCACACCTCCAGCCTCCGTACAGAAGACTCCCAGCCACCGATGCTGGGCCAGGAGAGCGTGGATG AGCCAATTCATCCCGGACAAGAAGGGTCAGATGAGCCTCCAACTCTGATCAAAGAGGACCTTCTCTCATCGGGCACTGCCAGACGGAGCGGCCCAAGCACACAG AACTGGATGAATCCGGAGCACCTCCTCTAA